A part of Periophthalmus magnuspinnatus isolate fPerMag1 chromosome 19, fPerMag1.2.pri, whole genome shotgun sequence genomic DNA contains:
- the mrpl58 gene encoding peptidyl-tRNA hydrolase ICT1, mitochondrial: protein MAAHIARQSLLFCFRSRLVHANSNQIQLRCEVVKHITCSFNLCTTYGAKGSSPTQESPVHIPLERLTVSYSRSSGPGGQHVNKVNTKAEVRFHVQTADWIPEDVRQKILEKNKNRINKSGELLVTSEVSRSQHRNLNCCIQKISDIIAEATEKTYEPTAEDVALREARLEKRNKERLKQKKIASNIKQSRRVGFD, encoded by the exons ATGGCGGCGCACATAGCACGACAATCTCTATTATTTTGTTTCAGATCAAGACTAGTACATgccaattcaaatcaaatacaactACGGTGTGAAGTAGTTAAGCACATAACCTGTAGTTTTAACTTATGCACGACTTATGGAGCCAAAGGGTCGAGTCCTACTCAG GAGAGCCCAGTGCACATTCCACTTG AGAGACTAACAGTATCCTACAGCAGAAGCAGTGGCCCTGGTGGTCAACATGTCAATAAAG tAAACACAAAAGCTGAGGTCCGATTCCATGTTCAAACTGCTGACTGGATCCCAGAAGATGTCAGACAGAAAATTCTGGAGAAG AACAAAAATCGAATCAACAAGTCCGGGGAGCTTTTGGTGACTTCAGAAGTGAGCAGGAGTCAACACAGGAACCTTAACTGCTGCATACAGAAGATCTCCGACATTATTGCTGAGGCCACAGAAAAAACGTATGAACCAACAGCAGAGGATGTAGCCCTGAGAGAAGCAAG GTTGGAGAAGAGGAATAAAGAACGgctaaaacagaagaaaattgCATCAAACATCAAACAGAGCAGACGAGTGGGTTTTGACTGA
- the LOC117387628 gene encoding cerebellar degeneration-related protein 2-like codes for MLGSGTMDEEFVTEEEEPWYDQQDLEQDLHLAAELGKTLLERNKELEDSLQQMYITNEEQVQEIEYLSKQLDVLRDMNEQHAKVYEQLDGTARELERTNHTLVQDSKSSQHKIESLSGCIEVLQKQVETLTGQLEQLRSMEQLRVRREKRERRKTIHSFPCLRELCTAPKYEDEFVVGRAESFSVETKQQPCEEEENLQLREAVSSLRAAIRTERGRRDAVEKECHLLLAEFSRLQTRVQDAESCQARVRELEVELLELQQLRRARTYLLSSDEDGLTLTQTVLHSTPEIDTFMDSAGEEGGGVRETTQHGQGAGGETLPDSSPVRKSCSDTALNAIVARDPSGRRRGSYALHANSVRKRGMSILREVDEQYHALLEKYEELLGKCRRHEESLCHAEVQTSRPVSRDPSMKDCAAVAPVPAPPPTTPTQESPSTPEAMESISRQVEAVDKRLGQNTPEYKTLFKEIFSRIQKTKMDIKATKAAKAKGKSGKASKH; via the exons ACTTGCATCTGGCTGCAGAACTGGGCAAGACTCTGCTGGAGAGGAacaaggagctggaggactctTTGCAGCAGATGTACATCACTAATGAAGAGCAGGTGCAAGAGATTGAG TACCTGTCTAAGCAGCTGGACGTTTTGCGGGACATGAACGAACAACACGCCAAAGTCTACGAGCAGCTGGACGGGACGGCCCGAGAGCTAGAGCGCACCAACCACACTCTGGTGCAGGACAGCAAGAGCTCTCAGCACAAGATCGAGAG CCTTAGCGGGTGCATCGAGGTGCTGCAGAAGCAGGTGGAGACTCTGACGGGCCAGTTGGAGCAGCTCCGGTCCATGGAGCAGCTGCGAGTgcggagggagaagagggagaggaggaagaccatCCACTCCTTCCCCTGTCTGAGAGAGCTGTGTACTGCACCCAA GTATGAGGATGAGTTTGTGGTGGGGCGGGCGGAGAGCTTCTCTGTGGAGACTAAGCAGCAGCCgtgcgaggaggaggagaacctGCAGCTCCGCGAGGCCGTGTCCTCCCTGAGAGCCGCCATAAGGACCGAGAGAGGGCGCCGGGATGCAGTGGAGAAGGAGTGCCACCTGCTGCTGGCCGAGTTCTCCCGACTGCAGACACGAGTGCAG GACGCTGAAAGCTGCCAGGCGCGAGTGCGAGAGCTGGAGGTGGAACTCCTGGAGCTCCAGCAGCTTCGTCGCGCTCGCACCTACCTCCTGAGCAGCGACGAGGACGGGCTCACCCTCACCCAGACCGTTCTCCACAGCACCCCTGAGATCGACACCTTCATGGACTCGGCaggggaggagggtggaggcgTGCGGGAGACCACCCAGCACGGCCAAGGAGCGGGAGGCGAAACCTTACCTGACTCCAGCCCCGTGAGGAAGAGCTGCAGCGACACCGCCCTGAACGCCATCGTGGCCCGGGACCCTTCAGGCCGCAGGAGGGGCAGCTACGCTCTCCATGCTAACAGCGTGCGCAAACGGGGGATGTCCATTCTGCGCGAGGTGGACGAGCAGTACCACGCCCTGCTGGAGAAGTACGAAGAGCTCCTGGGCAAGTGCAGGCGTCACGAGGAGAGTCTGTGCCACGCCGAGGTGCAGACGTCCCGCCCGGTGTCCCGCGACCCGTCCATGAAAGACTGCGCCGCCGTGGCTCCTGTGCCGGCCCCGCCCCCCACCACGCCCACACAGGAGTCGCCGTCCACACCTGAAGCCATGGAGAGCATCAGCAGGCAGGTGGAGGCCGTGGACAAGAGATTAGGGCAGAACACGCCTGAGTACAAGACGCTGTTCAAGGAGATATTCTCACGCATCCAGAAAACCAAGATGGACATCAAAGCCACGAAAGCAGCTAAAGCGAAAGGGAAATCAGGCAAAGCTAGCAAACACTAA